A window from Micromonospora profundi encodes these proteins:
- a CDS encoding winged helix-turn-helix domain-containing protein — protein MGVALRDARRSVTSWCRRHTIGGDGAVAAVRRGQRQGEPGMLSREQELELIDALRGVHPDEFGLDEELWTRQSLTTLIQRRFDLPLDAGAVGAYLRAWGLGPREPRERACGLCVSAVERWVRTEYPAITRAAQEHLAEVYWIGRVRLRGTMPAADVISAVSSRGRVRFMITTPTVDPPLPRDFVLRLSGEEQRTVHLIIDGSWPRNEWPRRLPRRIVLHPLPSCGRAIAA, from the coding sequence GTGGGGGTTGCACTCAGAGACGCACGGCGTTCGGTCACCAGTTGGTGCCGACGCCACACCATCGGCGGTGACGGGGCGGTGGCAGCCGTCCGTCGCGGACAGCGGCAGGGCGAGCCGGGAATGCTCAGCCGCGAACAGGAACTCGAACTGATCGACGCGCTGCGGGGCGTCCACCCCGACGAGTTCGGCCTGGACGAAGAGCTGTGGACGAGGCAGAGCCTCACCACGCTCATCCAGCGCCGTTTCGACCTGCCGCTGGACGCAGGCGCCGTCGGGGCGTACCTGCGGGCCTGGGGGTTGGGTCCACGGGAACCGCGTGAGCGCGCCTGCGGGCTCTGCGTCAGCGCGGTCGAGCGCTGGGTACGCACCGAGTACCCGGCGATCACCCGCGCCGCCCAGGAACACCTGGCGGAGGTCTACTGGATCGGCCGCGTACGACTGCGCGGCACCATGCCGGCGGCCGACGTGATCTCCGCCGTCTCGTCCCGGGGCCGGGTGCGCTTCATGATCACCACGCCGACTGTCGACCCGCCGCTCCCCCGCGACTTCGTGCTGCGGCTCAGCGGCGAGGAGCAGCGCACCGTGCACCTGATCATCGACGGCTCCTGGCCGCGCAACGAGTGGCCGCGTCGACTGCCCCGGCGGATCGTCCTGCACCCGCTGCCCAGCTGCGGGCGGGCGATCGCTGCCTGA
- a CDS encoding DUF305 domain-containing protein, producing the protein MTAPTTTDSEHDEAPAFPDDAGRASARRYGVGVLAIMLVVGLLLGYAGGLLTPQLTQPGDASVEAGFARDMTTHHTQAVEMSLTAYRSATLPAVRQMAVDIATGQQGEIGAMQTWLREWGLSPTGTERPMAWMSDGVTVKDGLMPGMATPQQMAALRDAQGIEVDRQFLALMINHHLGGIHMIDAVLDETGNDEVLRVARTMKSTQQTELNNLRQLQAQANG; encoded by the coding sequence ATGACTGCGCCCACCACCACCGACAGCGAGCACGACGAGGCACCGGCGTTTCCGGATGACGCCGGCCGGGCGTCGGCCCGCCGCTACGGCGTCGGAGTGCTCGCCATCATGCTGGTGGTGGGCCTGCTACTCGGGTACGCGGGTGGCCTGCTGACCCCGCAGCTCACCCAACCCGGCGATGCCTCGGTCGAGGCGGGCTTCGCACGGGACATGACGACGCACCACACCCAGGCGGTGGAGATGAGCCTCACCGCGTACCGGTCGGCGACGCTGCCTGCCGTCCGCCAGATGGCGGTGGACATCGCCACCGGGCAGCAGGGCGAGATCGGTGCCATGCAGACCTGGTTGCGGGAGTGGGGCCTCAGCCCGACCGGGACGGAGCGGCCGATGGCCTGGATGTCCGACGGGGTGACCGTCAAGGACGGGCTGATGCCGGGGATGGCCACCCCGCAGCAGATGGCGGCGCTGCGCGACGCCCAGGGCATCGAGGTCGACAGGCAGTTCCTGGCCCTGATGATCAACCATCACCTGGGCGGGATCCACATGATCGACGCGGTGCTCGACGAGACCGGCAACGACGAGGTGCTGCGGGTGGCACGGACCATGAAGTCCACCCAGCAGACCGAGCTGAACAACCTCCGGCAGCTCCAGGCGCAGGCCAACGGCTGA
- a CDS encoding DUF3105 domain-containing protein — translation MSISTPGGPERRPTVVSTGKKPAAGRPTSGSKAGSGKPAGKPAGSPRAGGKGPRKPITPVKVSQGRAWGPIALFVAVGVLAVGIIGVAGWATFQGAKSWDDRANSIDGIVNYRKSDPESLKYEAHKSGPLTYKYSPPTGGVHNAAWQNCMGDVYDAPIATEHAVHSLEHGAVWITYQPGLSQDQVDKLAGKVRGVEKMMMSPFEGLDKPISLQAWGYQLKVDNADDGRIDEFIKTLRVNASIEGPTALCNQGVTATGTTPRDLQAQMPTQ, via the coding sequence ATGAGCATCAGCACCCCGGGTGGCCCTGAGCGCCGCCCGACCGTGGTCAGCACCGGCAAGAAGCCGGCCGCAGGCCGGCCGACGTCCGGTTCCAAGGCCGGCTCCGGCAAGCCGGCGGGTAAGCCGGCCGGCAGCCCACGGGCAGGCGGCAAGGGCCCCCGCAAGCCGATCACGCCGGTCAAGGTGAGCCAGGGCCGGGCCTGGGGCCCGATCGCGCTCTTCGTCGCCGTGGGCGTGCTCGCGGTCGGCATCATCGGCGTCGCCGGCTGGGCCACGTTCCAGGGCGCCAAGTCGTGGGACGATCGGGCGAACTCCATCGACGGCATCGTCAACTACCGCAAGTCGGACCCGGAGAGCCTGAAGTACGAGGCCCACAAGTCCGGCCCGCTGACCTACAAGTACTCGCCGCCCACCGGTGGCGTGCACAACGCCGCCTGGCAGAACTGCATGGGTGACGTCTACGACGCCCCGATCGCCACCGAGCACGCGGTGCACAGCCTGGAGCACGGCGCCGTCTGGATCACCTACCAGCCGGGCCTGTCGCAGGACCAGGTCGACAAGCTCGCCGGCAAGGTTCGCGGCGTCGAGAAGATGATGATGAGCCCGTTCGAGGGTCTGGACAAGCCGATCTCCCTTCAGGCGTGGGGCTACCAGCTCAAGGTCGACAACGCCGACGACGGGCGGATCGACGAGTTCATCAAGACCCTGCGGGTGAACGCCTCCATCGAGGGTCCGACCGCACTGTGCAACCAGGGTGTGACGGCCACCGGCACCACGCCGCGTGACCTCCAGGCCCAGATGCCCACTCAGTAA
- the argS gene encoding arginine--tRNA ligase — MTPAELASVVLAAAHTVFAERGLDHAALPERTVVERPRNPEHGDYASTLALQLSKKVGVPPRELAAALADQLGRASGIKSVEIAGPGFLNIRLDAAAAGQLARLIVEAGEEYGRSDRLAGEKINLEFVSANPTGPVHIGGVRWAAVGDALSRLLRATGAEVGTEYYFNDAGSQIDRFARSLLAAAKGEPAPEDGYGGAYIAEIATEVRARRPDVLTLDDDAAQEVFRVEGVALMFDEIRSSLRDFGVEFDTYFNEKDLHDRGELDLALVRLREQGRVYESEGATWLRTTDFGDDKDRVLRKSNGEWTYFAADCAYYLDKRERGFERIVIMLGADHHGYVGRMKAMAACFGDDPERNLEILIGQLVNLLRDGAPLRMSKRAGTVITLEDLVDAIGVDASRYALARYSSDSPIDIDIELWTRASRDNPVYYVQYVAARTASVARHAAEVGLTRGDGAEFRPDLLGHEKENELLKALAEFPAVIASAAELREPHRVARYLEERVAQAYHRFYDEPACRILPRGEEPVSDAQRARLWLNDATRTVIANGLRLLGVSAPERM; from the coding sequence GTGACTCCTGCAGAACTCGCCTCGGTCGTCCTCGCCGCCGCCCACACCGTCTTCGCCGAGCGTGGCCTCGACCACGCCGCGCTGCCGGAGCGCACGGTGGTGGAGCGACCGCGCAACCCCGAGCACGGCGACTACGCCTCGACGCTCGCTCTGCAGTTGAGTAAGAAGGTGGGCGTCCCGCCGCGCGAACTGGCCGCCGCCCTGGCCGACCAGCTGGGTCGGGCATCCGGCATCAAATCGGTGGAGATCGCCGGGCCGGGCTTTCTGAACATCCGGCTGGACGCCGCCGCCGCCGGCCAGCTCGCCCGGCTGATCGTCGAGGCCGGCGAGGAGTACGGCCGCAGCGACCGGCTCGCCGGCGAGAAGATCAATCTGGAGTTCGTGTCGGCCAACCCGACCGGGCCGGTGCACATCGGCGGCGTCCGCTGGGCGGCCGTCGGTGACGCGCTGAGCCGGCTGCTGCGCGCCACGGGCGCCGAGGTGGGCACCGAGTACTACTTCAACGACGCCGGTTCCCAGATCGACAGGTTCGCCCGGTCGCTGCTCGCCGCCGCGAAGGGCGAGCCGGCGCCGGAGGACGGCTACGGCGGGGCGTACATCGCCGAGATCGCGACCGAGGTGCGGGCCCGGCGGCCCGACGTGCTGACACTCGACGACGACGCCGCCCAGGAGGTGTTCCGGGTCGAGGGCGTCGCGCTGATGTTCGACGAGATCCGCTCCTCGCTGCGCGACTTCGGGGTGGAGTTCGACACCTACTTCAACGAGAAGGACCTGCACGACAGGGGTGAGCTGGATCTCGCCCTGGTGCGGCTGCGCGAGCAGGGTCGGGTCTACGAGTCCGAGGGCGCCACCTGGCTGCGGACCACCGACTTCGGTGACGACAAGGACCGGGTGCTGCGCAAGTCCAACGGCGAGTGGACGTACTTCGCCGCGGACTGCGCCTACTACCTGGACAAGCGGGAGCGCGGCTTCGAGCGGATCGTCATCATGTTGGGCGCCGACCACCACGGCTACGTGGGGCGGATGAAGGCGATGGCCGCCTGCTTCGGCGACGACCCCGAGCGCAACCTGGAAATCCTCATCGGGCAGCTTGTCAACCTGCTGCGCGACGGCGCCCCGTTGCGGATGAGCAAGCGGGCCGGCACGGTGATCACCCTGGAGGACCTGGTCGACGCGATCGGCGTGGACGCCTCCCGGTACGCCCTGGCCCGCTACTCGAGCGACTCGCCGATCGACATCGACATCGAGTTGTGGACGCGGGCGAGCCGTGACAACCCGGTCTACTACGTGCAGTACGTGGCGGCCCGGACGGCAAGCGTGGCCCGGCACGCCGCCGAGGTCGGTCTCACCCGCGGCGACGGCGCGGAGTTCCGCCCCGACCTGCTCGGCCACGAGAAGGAAAACGAGCTGCTCAAGGCGCTCGCCGAGTTTCCCGCAGTGATCGCCTCCGCCGCCGAGCTGCGCGAGCCGCACCGGGTCGCCCGCTACCTGGAGGAGCGCGTCGCGCAGGCGTACCACAGGTTCTACGACGAGCCGGCCTGCCGGATCCTGCCGCGCGGCGAAGAGCCCGTCTCCGACGCCCAGCGGGCCCGGCTCTGGCTCAACGACGCCACCCGCACCGTGATCGCCAACGGACTGCGCCTGCTCGGCGTCTCCGCACCCGAGAGGATGTGA
- the lysA gene encoding diaminopimelate decarboxylase, producing MRAHEAGAMHGDIGSREPAWLRTPEDVNALVPALWPRSVTRAADGAVAVAGLSVRDIAAEFGTPVYVLDEADLRSRCRDFRAAFPDEDVYYAGKAFLCRAVVRMIAEEGLFLDVCTGGELATALSAGMPPERIGFHGNNKSVAELSRALDAGVGRIILDSFTEIDRLTALARERGVRPGVLIRVTVGVEAHTHEFIATAHEDQKFGFSLAGGTAAAAAFKVLDEGVLELRGLHSHIGSQIFDASGFEVSARRILALQAQIRDARGVELPELDLGGGFGIAYTTQDDPATPQDLAKRLRKIVDSECAAENLAAPRLSIEPGRAIVGPAMFTLYEVGTVKDLDGIRTYVSVDGGMSDNIRTALYDASYSATLASRASTAQPLLARVVGKHCESGDIVVKDEFLPADVQPGDLVAVPGTGAYCRSMASNYNHVPRPAVVAVRDGQARLIVRRETEEDLLALDVG from the coding sequence ATGAGGGCTCACGAGGCCGGTGCGATGCACGGCGACATCGGCAGCCGGGAGCCGGCCTGGCTGCGTACCCCGGAGGACGTCAACGCCCTGGTGCCGGCGCTGTGGCCGCGCAGCGTGACGCGCGCCGCCGACGGCGCGGTCGCCGTCGCGGGCCTGAGCGTCCGCGACATCGCGGCCGAGTTCGGCACCCCGGTGTACGTCCTGGACGAGGCGGACCTGCGCTCGCGCTGTCGGGACTTCCGGGCCGCCTTCCCGGACGAGGACGTCTACTACGCAGGCAAGGCGTTCCTCTGCCGCGCGGTGGTCCGGATGATCGCCGAGGAGGGGCTGTTCCTCGACGTCTGCACCGGCGGCGAGCTGGCGACGGCCCTGTCGGCGGGGATGCCGCCGGAGCGGATCGGCTTCCACGGCAACAACAAGTCGGTGGCCGAGCTGAGTCGGGCGCTGGACGCCGGGGTGGGACGGATCATCCTCGACTCGTTCACCGAGATCGACAGGCTCACCGCGCTGGCCCGCGAGCGGGGCGTACGGCCCGGGGTGCTGATCCGGGTCACAGTGGGTGTCGAGGCGCACACCCACGAGTTCATCGCCACCGCGCACGAGGACCAGAAGTTCGGCTTCTCCCTCGCCGGTGGCACAGCCGCCGCTGCCGCGTTCAAGGTCCTCGACGAGGGCGTGCTGGAGCTGCGCGGTCTGCACTCGCACATCGGGTCGCAGATCTTCGACGCGAGCGGCTTCGAGGTGTCCGCCCGCCGGATTCTCGCGCTCCAGGCGCAGATCCGGGACGCGCGTGGGGTGGAGCTGCCCGAGCTGGACCTGGGCGGTGGTTTCGGCATCGCGTACACCACCCAGGACGACCCGGCCACTCCACAGGACCTGGCCAAGCGGCTGCGCAAGATCGTCGACTCGGAATGCGCGGCGGAGAACCTGGCCGCGCCCCGGCTGTCGATCGAGCCCGGCCGGGCCATCGTCGGGCCGGCCATGTTCACCCTCTACGAGGTGGGCACGGTCAAGGACCTCGACGGCATCCGGACGTACGTGAGCGTCGACGGCGGGATGAGCGACAACATCCGTACGGCGCTCTACGACGCGTCCTACTCGGCGACGCTGGCCTCGCGGGCATCGACGGCGCAGCCGCTGCTCGCCCGCGTGGTGGGAAAGCATTGTGAGTCTGGGGACATCGTAGTGAAGGATGAATTCCTGCCCGCCGACGTGCAGCCCGGAGATCTTGTCGCAGTGCCCGGCACCGGCGCCTACTGCCGGAGCATGGCCAGCAACTACAACCATGTCCCCAGGCCAGCGGTCGTCGCGGTGCGGGACGGCCAGGCGCGCCTGATCGTCCGGCGGGAAACGGAAGAGGACCTGCTCGCATTGGATGTTGGATGA